GTCGGCCACTCCGTTGCCGCGCAGATCGTCAGCGGCGGAGGCGAGGACGGCGGTGGAGCGCACGATGGCCGAGCGTGCTGCGACGCGATCGGCGGAGGCGCCTCGTTCGCTGAGCAGGGCGAGCGACGAGGCGAGGACGACGGCGACGATCAGCACCGCGGCGACCAGCACGGTGAGGTGCGGGGTGACGAACGCGGCCGTGACGACGGTGCCCGCGAGCACGAGCAGGCCGGCGCCGAGGGGCGGGACGACGCGCGGCAGCTGATCGCGCAGGTCGTCGGTGAGCGTGACGAGGTAGTCGAGCGGCGCGCCGCCCTCGAGCAGGCGGCGGGATCCGGCGCCTCGGGCCGCGATCGCGCGCCAGAGTCGCAGGCGCAGCGCGTCGACCACGAGGAACGTGGCGCGGTGCGTGACCAGTCGATCGGCGTATCGCCCGACCGCGCGGCCGATGCCGAACGCGCGCACGCCGACGATGGCCACGAGCAGGTACATGATGTACTCCTCGACGCTGGCGCGCACGATCAGCCACCCCGAGACGGCGGTGAGCGCCACGGCGAGCCCGGCGGCGAGCGCGGAGAGCGCCATCGACGCCGCCCACAGCCAGGCGTGCGGGCGCAGCAGAGAGGCGAGGGTGAGGGTTCGCCGCCCGGTCGGCGGCTCAGCACCGGAGGGGGAAGGCGATTCAGACGGCTGCCGCGGCTCGAGCCGTTCGCCGGATGCCGGATGCTCATGTGCACGGGCGCCGCCGCCGGCGTCCTCAGCCACCTGCTCGGCCACGGACACGAAACGGTCGGCCAGCGCCAGCGTCTCGGGCTCGTGACTGGCGAGCACGACCGTGCACCGTCCGGCGCGGCGTCGCACGGCCGCGCGCACGAGCTCAGCCGCGACCGGGTCGAGGTGCGCGGTCGGCTCGTCGAGAACGAGGAGGCGGGCGCCGGCATCCACTCGCGCGAGAGCCCGCGCCACCGCCAGCCGGCGCTGTTCGCCCGGGCTGAGCTCGGCGACCGCCGCATCCGCCAGGCGCTCCAGGCCCAGCTCGTCGAGCGCGGCGGGCCCGGCGCCGTACAGCGCGAGCTCCTCGCGCGGTGTCGCGGCGAAGGCCCCAGGCGCCTGTGGCGCCCAGGCCACGGCATCCGGATCCACTCCGCGCACCGCACCCGAGACCGCCGCCTCGGCGGGAAGCGCACCCGCGAGCGCACCGAGCAGCGTCGACTTGCCCGCGCCGCTCGGGCCGGTGATCGCGGTCACTCCCGAGATCTCGGCCGTCACCGCGCACAGCGCGGGTGCCTGCCGGCCGGGATAGGTGACCGTCAGCACGTCGACGCGAACCGGACCGGCCGGGTCGAGGCGCGGGTCGCGGCGGGACGGGGCGCCGAGCATCGCCTTCGCCCGCTCGAGCGCGGAGAGTCCGTCCTGCGAGGCGTGGAAGGCCGTACCGACATCGCGCAGAGCGGTGAAGCACTCCGGTGCGAGGATCAGCGCGATGAGGGCGGGCTCGAGCGCCATGGTGCCGTTCAGCAGTCGCAGCCCGAGGAACACGGCGACGACCGCGACCGAGATGGTGGCGATGAGCTCGAGGGCCAAGGCCGACAGGAAGGCCCAGCGCAGCGTCTCCTCGGTGCGCTGGCGGTAGCGGTGCTGGATGCCGTCGAGCGCCCGTGTCTGCTCGTCGACCCGGCCGAGACCCACGAGCACGGGCAGGCCGCGCGCGAGCTCGGTGAGGTGGTCGGCAAGGCGGGTGAGCGCGCTGAGCGCCGCGTCTGTGCGCTGCTGGGTGTGCTTGCCGATCAGGATCATGAACAGCGGCACGAGCGGGACGGTGATCACGATGATGAGGGCGCTGAGCCAGTCGGCGCCGAGGATGCGCAGCCCGACCAGCAGCGGGATGATCGCCGCACCGATGAGGGAGGGCAGCGATTGGATGAAGTAGTCGTCGAGGTCGTCGAGCCCGTCGGCGGCGAGCACGGCGGTGCCGCCACCGGCACGATCGCCGTCGGCGATGCGCTGCCACAGCCGAGTGCGCAGGTCGCGTTTGACGTCGGTGGCGACGCGGCGCGAGACGACGGAGGTGCCCCATTCCGCTCCGGCCCGCAGCAGCGCTCCCGCCACACCGAGGATGAGGATGGCGCGGGTGGCCTCGGGGGTGAGACCGGATGCCGCCAGCCCGGCGATTCCGCGCGCGACCGCCTCGGCGATGAGCACGAGGCCGAGTGCGCGCCCGGCTGCGAGCAGCCCGAGCGCATACAGCGCCCGCTTCGGCACCGACGACAGGTCGGGGCGTCGCGACGGCTGCTGCGGGCGCGACGCCTCCAGCACCCAGGGGTCTCGGTCTGCGCTCACCCCAAAATTCTACAAGAGGTAGAAGTGGGCGCGACGCCTCCGCCCTGCAGACCGGCCCGCGCGTACGCTTCGCGCGCACCGGAGCCGAGGAATCCTCCGCACCGCGTGCGCATAGTCGTGCGAAGCTCACCGGGGGTCAGCGCCGCATGCCCTCGAGCACCGCGAGCAGCGCATCGCTCGTCGACTGAGGGGCATCGAGCATCACCACATGCCCGGCCCCGCGGATGGCATGCTCCTGCACGCCCTCGTGCGCGGCCCAGCGCGGCATCGCCGTGGCGATGTTGCCCGTGCGATCGGCTGCACCGCGGATGAGGCCCAGCGGCAAAGGGGTGCGGTATCCGGCATCCGGATCCACGAACGAGACGGTGGCTCGCCAGACATCGATGAACATCCGCTTCGGCATCCGCGCGAAGACCCGCTCGATCCCGTCGACCACCTCCGCATGCACGGCCGAGGCCTGCGCCATCATGCGCGGCAGCCGAGAGGCCGGGATCACGGCCAGCGTCGGCGCCGCGAGGCGTAGCCCGAACCGCTCCATGGCGCTCAGCGGTCCGGCGTTCCACGTGGAGCCGATGACGACGAGACCCGCCACCCGATCCGGATGCCGCTTCGCGAACTCTTGAGCGAGATTTCCGCCCAGTGAGTGCCCGATCAGGATCGCCCGGTCGACGCCGCAGGCGTCGAGCAGCGCCGCGAGGTCGTCGAGCGCGTCGGTCGCGCTGAACCGTGTGCCGGGCGCGAGGGCTGACTCGCCGTGGCCGCGCATGTCCCACAGGATCACCCGGTCACCGGCATTCCGGATCGCCTCGGCCTGCGGCAGGAACGATGTGTGATCCATGCCGGCGCCGTGGCTCAGCACCACCGGCACGCCCGTCCCGCCCGTGTCGTGGAACCGCAGTCGCGCCCCTGGCTGTTCGAGTGTCCGATCGAGTGCCGCCATGCCTCGAACCTACCCGCGGATCAGACGCCCGCAGCCTCGGCCTCCGCCTTCGCCGGCTCGGGGAACATCGCGGTGAAGAGGTTGCCGACCCATTCGATGAGATCGGAGTCGGTGGGCATCGGCACGACCAGCGCCTCTCCCCCGCCGACCAGCTTCGCCTTCGGATACAGCCGCTGCAGGCGCACCTTCATCGAGTCCTCGAACCGGGCGGGAGCGATGCGCAGGTTCGAGCCCATCGCGACGACGTCCGACAGCCCCGCCCGCGCGGCGCGTCGGCGCAGACGCGCCACCTTCACCAGCGTGGTCACCTCGTCGGGGAACGCGCCATAGCGGTCGACGAGCTCCTCGACCACGAGGTCGATCGCGTCGTCCGCGGCCGACACGGTCGCCGCCGACGACAGCTTCTGGTAGGCCTCCAGCCGCAACCGCTCGCTGTCGATGTAGTGCTCGGGGATGCGGGCATCCACCGGAAGCTCGAGGCGCAGCTCGACCTCGGAGTTCGTGTCCTCGCCGCGGAAGGTCGCCACGGCCTCGCCGATCATGCGCAGATAGAGGTCGAAGCCGACCCCGGCGATGTGCCCGGCCTGCTCGGCGCCGAGCAGATTGCCCGCGCCGCGCAGCTCGAGATCCTTCAGGGCCACCTGCATGCCCGAGCCGAGGTCGTTGTTCACGGCGATGGTCTGCAGCCGGTCGGCGGCGGTCTCGCTGAGCGGCTTCATGTCGTCGTAGAGGAAGTAGGCGTACGCCCGTTCGCGGCCGCGACCGACGCGCCCGCGCAGCTGGTGCAGCTGCGACAGGCCGTACTTGTCGGCGCGATCGATGATGATCGTGTTGGCGTTCGAGATGTCGAGCCCGGTCTCGATGATGGTCGTCGAGACGAGCACGTCGTACTTGCGCTCCCAGAAGTCGTCGACGACCTGCTCGAGCTGGTGCTCGCCCATCTTGCCGTGCGCCACGGCGATGCGCGCCTCGGGCACGAGCTCGGCGAGCTCGGACGCGACGCGCTGGATGGACTGCACGCGGTTGTGCACGAAGAACACCTGACCCTCGCGCAGGATCTCGCGGCGGATCGCCGCGGCGATCTGCTTGTCACTGCGCGGGCCCACGAAGGAGAGGATCGGATGCCTGTCCTCGGGCGGCGTCTGCAGAGTCGACATCTCCCGGATGCCCGTGACCGCCATCTCGAGAGTGCGCGGGATGGGCGTGGCGCTCATGGCGAGGATGTCGACGTTCGTCTTCAGCTTCTTCAGCGCGTCCTTGTGCTCGACCCCGAAGCGCTGCTCCTCGTCGATGATCATCAGGCCGAGGTCCTTGAAGATGACCTGGTCGGTGAGGATGCGGTGCGTGCCGATGACCATGTCGATCGACCCGTCGACGAGGCCCTGCAGAGTCAGCCGCGCCTCTTTGTCGGTCTGGAACCGGGACAGCGGCCGCACCTTCACAGGGAATCCGGCGAACCGCTCGGTGAACGTCTCGAGGTGCTGCTTCACGAGCAGCGTCGTCGGCACGAGCATGGCGACCTGCTTGCCCTCCTGGATCGCCTTGAACGCGGCGCGCACGGCGACCTCGGTCTTGCCGAAGCCGACATCGCCGGAAAGCAGCCGGTCCATCGGGATCGGGCGCTCCATGTCGGCCTTGATCTCTTCGATCGTCTGCAGCTGGTCGGGGGTCTCGGCGAACGGGAACGCCTCCTCCAACTCGCGCTGCCAGGGCGTGTCCGGCCCGAACGCGTGACCCTTCGAGCTCATCCGCGCAGAGTAGAGCTTCACGAGCTCGACGGCGATGTCGCGCACGGCCCGGCGCGCCTTCCCCTTGGCCGCCGCCCAGTCGCTGCCGCCCATCCTCGACAGCGTCGGGGCGTCACCGCCGACGTACTTCGAGAGCATGTCGAGCTGGTCGGTCGGCACGAAGAGCTTGTCGCCGGGGTACCCCCGCTTCGAAGGCGCGTACTCGAGCACCAGGTACTCGCGGGTGGTCTTCACCGCGTTGCGCCCGCCCGACGACACCTCGCGCTTGGTCATCTCGACGAAGCGCCCGATGCCGTGCGTGGAGTGCACGACGAAGTCGCCCTGCTTCAGCTGCAGCGGATCGACGACGTTGCGGCGACGCGACGCGAGCTTCTTGACCATGCGCTGGTCGCCGCCGATGGTGCGACCGTAGAACTCGTTGTCGGTGAGCACCGCGATCCGGGCATCCGGCACCTGGAAACCCGACTCGACGGACCCGGCGACCAGCGTCGCCACCCCACCCTCCGGCTCGTCGATGAGGCGGTCGACGATGCGCGCGGCGAGGCCGCGGTCGCTGAGCACGTCGCGTGCCCGCTCGACCAGTCCCTGCCCCGACGAGATGACGACGACACGCCAGCCCTCGCCGAGCCGCGCCTCGACGAACGCGATCGCGCCGTCGACGTTTCCGTGGAACGACGGGATGATCGAGGCGTCGAGGTTCTCGGCCGCTTCGTCGTCGACCGCGAACGGAGTGACACGCCACCACACGCCGTCTCGCCCGTGCACGATCTCGCGCATGCGCGCGAGGCTGAGGAAGTCGCCCGCGCCGAGGTCGATCGGAGCGGATGCCCCGGAGGTCGCCGCGCTCCACGCCGCGTCGAGGAACTCGCGGTTCGTCTCGCCGAGGTTCTGCGCGCGCGAGCTGGCGCGCTCGGGATCGACGACCGCTGCCGCCGAGCCCTCGGGCAGGTACTCGGCGAGCGTCACCAGAGGGCCGGCCACGACCGGCAGCAGCGATTCCATGCCCTCGACCGGGATGCCCTGAGACATCTTCTCGAGCATCGCCGACATCGCCGGGAAGCGGCCCACCAGCTCACCCGCGCGCTCGCGGACCTCGGCGGTGAGCAGCAGCTCTCGACTCGCCGCCAGGGAGACGGACTCGACTTCTCCGGGCAGGGAGCGCTGATCGGCGACCGAGAAGGCGCGGATCTGGTCGACCTCGTCGCCGAAGAACTCCACCCGCAGCGGGTGGTCGGCGGTGGGCGGGAAGACGTCGAGGATGCCGCCGCGCACCGCGAACTCACCGCGACGCGAGACCATGTCGACGCGGGAGTAGGCGCGCTCGACGAGCTGCTCGACCGCGTCCTCGAGCTCGATGCCCCGCCCGCCGACGCGCAGCTCGAGCGGCGCCGCGTCGCCCAGGTTGGCGGCCAGCGGCTGCAGGGCGGCGCGCACCGAGGCGACGACGACGAGCGGCTTCTCGCCCCTCCAGGTCACGATGCGGCGCAGTGTGTCCAGCCGCCTGCCGACCGTATCGGGGCTGGGACTCAGCCGCTCGTGCGGCAGGGTCTCCCACGCGGGGAAGGTGAGGATCTCGGCGTCGTCGAGATAGGCGGCGAGCGCCGCCGCGACCGATTCGGCCCGACGGCCGGTGGGTGTGACGACGAGGGCGGATGCCGGTCTGCCAGTCGATGCGCGCCTGCGCAGCAGCCCCGCGATGATGGGGGCGTCGAGCCCGTCGACCGCCGAGATCTCAGCGTCGGTCTGCGCCCAGGTGAGGGCGTCGCGGTACAGGTTCGCCTCTTCCAAGGCGCGCAGAATCCCCGGAACAGTCACCGGACGATTCTAGTCGCGACGGTCGGTGTCGGGCTCGCCGACGCCGGGCGCACCGGGATCGCTCGGCAGCGGCAGGTCGGCGCGCCCTCGACGGCTGCGCCGCGTGCCGCGGAAGCCCTCGACCGCCAGCACCGCGAGGGCGACGGCGAGGATGACGTAGACGAGGGCATCCGCACCCTGCATCCGCTCGCCCAGCAGCAGCGCGACGCCCACCAGCAGCACGGGCTCGACGTAGCTGAGCAGTCCGAAGACCGGCAGCGGCAGCAGCGTCGCCGCGGCGAGATACAGCGACATCGCCGCCGCGCTGGCCAGTCCGATGCCGACCAGGCCC
The window above is part of the Microbacterium sp. nov. GSS16 genome. Proteins encoded here:
- a CDS encoding alpha/beta fold hydrolase translates to MAALDRTLEQPGARLRFHDTGGTGVPVVLSHGAGMDHTSFLPQAEAIRNAGDRVILWDMRGHGESALAPGTRFSATDALDDLAALLDACGVDRAILIGHSLGGNLAQEFAKRHPDRVAGLVVIGSTWNAGPLSAMERFGLRLAAPTLAVIPASRLPRMMAQASAVHAEVVDGIERVFARMPKRMFIDVWRATVSFVDPDAGYRTPLPLGLIRGAADRTGNIATAMPRWAAHEGVQEHAIRGAGHVVMLDAPQSTSDALLAVLEGMRR
- the cydC gene encoding thiol reductant ABC exporter subunit CydC is translated as MSADRDPWVLEASRPQQPSRRPDLSSVPKRALYALGLLAAGRALGLVLIAEAVARGIAGLAASGLTPEATRAILILGVAGALLRAGAEWGTSVVSRRVATDVKRDLRTRLWQRIADGDRAGGGTAVLAADGLDDLDDYFIQSLPSLIGAAIIPLLVGLRILGADWLSALIIVITVPLVPLFMILIGKHTQQRTDAALSALTRLADHLTELARGLPVLVGLGRVDEQTRALDGIQHRYRQRTEETLRWAFLSALALELIATISVAVVAVFLGLRLLNGTMALEPALIALILAPECFTALRDVGTAFHASQDGLSALERAKAMLGAPSRRDPRLDPAGPVRVDVLTVTYPGRQAPALCAVTAEISGVTAITGPSGAGKSTLLGALAGALPAEAAVSGAVRGVDPDAVAWAPQAPGAFAATPREELALYGAGPAALDELGLERLADAAVAELSPGEQRRLAVARALARVDAGARLLVLDEPTAHLDPVAAELVRAAVRRRAGRCTVVLASHEPETLALADRFVSVAEQVAEDAGGGARAHEHPASGERLEPRQPSESPSPSGAEPPTGRRTLTLASLLRPHAWLWAASMALSALAAGLAVALTAVSGWLIVRASVEEYIMYLLVAIVGVRAFGIGRAVGRYADRLVTHRATFLVVDALRLRLWRAIAARGAGSRRLLEGGAPLDYLVTLTDDLRDQLPRVVPPLGAGLLVLAGTVVTAAFVTPHLTVLVAAVLIVAVVLASSLALLSERGASADRVAARSAIVRSTAVLASAADDLRGNGVADGALRQLDAHARRLASAERRAAWSAGLGAAVVTIATTMLAVLVPVLSSELPAESASVVALLSLALLEPLAAFVVAMHRLPALQSVLRRLDVVLRPAPTPQWGTAVPDVVTRLALEAVTVRYPGAAAPAVSDVSAEVARGGWLVLDGPSGSGKSTLLSAVMGALPVASGAITADGRPITAFDERSWRDRVAWCPQDAYVFDSTLRGNLLLARDRDDAPDDEALRDVLGQAGLAGLLDALDDDLDARVGPGGSALSGGERQRLAVARALLTRAEILLLDEPTAHLDRPTAAAMMADVRRATDDRIVMLVSHRSADRHDGDAIVRLGARAVPVG
- the mfd gene encoding transcription-repair coupling factor gives rise to the protein MTVPGILRALEEANLYRDALTWAQTDAEISAVDGLDAPIIAGLLRRRASTGRPASALVVTPTGRRAESVAAALAAYLDDAEILTFPAWETLPHERLSPSPDTVGRRLDTLRRIVTWRGEKPLVVVASVRAALQPLAANLGDAAPLELRVGGRGIELEDAVEQLVERAYSRVDMVSRRGEFAVRGGILDVFPPTADHPLRVEFFGDEVDQIRAFSVADQRSLPGEVESVSLAASRELLLTAEVRERAGELVGRFPAMSAMLEKMSQGIPVEGMESLLPVVAGPLVTLAEYLPEGSAAAVVDPERASSRAQNLGETNREFLDAAWSAATSGASAPIDLGAGDFLSLARMREIVHGRDGVWWRVTPFAVDDEAAENLDASIIPSFHGNVDGAIAFVEARLGEGWRVVVISSGQGLVERARDVLSDRGLAARIVDRLIDEPEGGVATLVAGSVESGFQVPDARIAVLTDNEFYGRTIGGDQRMVKKLASRRRNVVDPLQLKQGDFVVHSTHGIGRFVEMTKREVSSGGRNAVKTTREYLVLEYAPSKRGYPGDKLFVPTDQLDMLSKYVGGDAPTLSRMGGSDWAAAKGKARRAVRDIAVELVKLYSARMSSKGHAFGPDTPWQRELEEAFPFAETPDQLQTIEEIKADMERPIPMDRLLSGDVGFGKTEVAVRAAFKAIQEGKQVAMLVPTTLLVKQHLETFTERFAGFPVKVRPLSRFQTDKEARLTLQGLVDGSIDMVIGTHRILTDQVIFKDLGLMIIDEEQRFGVEHKDALKKLKTNVDILAMSATPIPRTLEMAVTGIREMSTLQTPPEDRHPILSFVGPRSDKQIAAAIRREILREGQVFFVHNRVQSIQRVASELAELVPEARIAVAHGKMGEHQLEQVVDDFWERKYDVLVSTTIIETGLDISNANTIIIDRADKYGLSQLHQLRGRVGRGRERAYAYFLYDDMKPLSETAADRLQTIAVNNDLGSGMQVALKDLELRGAGNLLGAEQAGHIAGVGFDLYLRMIGEAVATFRGEDTNSEVELRLELPVDARIPEHYIDSERLRLEAYQKLSSAATVSAADDAIDLVVEELVDRYGAFPDEVTTLVKVARLRRRAARAGLSDVVAMGSNLRIAPARFEDSMKVRLQRLYPKAKLVGGGEALVVPMPTDSDLIEWVGNLFTAMFPEPAKAEAEAAGV